The following coding sequences are from one Geothrix sp. window:
- a CDS encoding RNA polymerase sigma factor, with protein MSPAVALTADGGFPSPDEPSPEYWMAQLKAGREEALAHLMARFERPLFAFLHRRLQGEAGVVQELAQEVFLKCLQHCQRFEEGRPVAAWLFTLAANAATDHLRRRGREVPPPETFDAPDPHQPSPWESVDQSRRIQALKGALEGLTPRQRAMVLAYYVHEHPVKRIAQDLGCAEGTVKATLFQSLQKLRKTLGPQP; from the coding sequence ATGAGCCCGGCCGTCGCCCTCACTGCAGATGGCGGTTTCCCATCGCCGGACGAGCCGTCCCCCGAATACTGGATGGCCCAGCTGAAGGCTGGCAGGGAGGAGGCTCTGGCCCACCTGATGGCCCGCTTCGAACGACCCCTCTTCGCCTTCCTCCACCGCCGCCTCCAGGGGGAGGCCGGGGTCGTCCAGGAGCTGGCTCAGGAGGTTTTCCTCAAGTGTCTCCAGCATTGTCAACGTTTCGAGGAGGGCCGGCCGGTGGCCGCCTGGCTTTTTACGCTGGCGGCTAATGCGGCGACCGACCATCTGCGTAGAAGAGGGCGGGAGGTACCCCCTCCCGAGACCTTTGACGCACCGGACCCCCACCAACCATCTCCCTGGGAGTCCGTGGACCAAAGCCGGCGGATCCAGGCCCTCAAAGGGGCCCTGGAGGGGCTGACCCCCCGCCAGCGGGCCATGGTCCTGGCCTACTACGTCCACGAACATCCGGTGAAACGGATCGCCCAGGACCTGGGCTGCGCCGAAGGCACCGTGAAAGCCACCCTCTTCCAGAGCCTCCAGAAACTCCGCAAGACCCTCGGACCCCAGCCATGA
- a CDS encoding tetratricopeptide repeat protein: MKLGLLMVIPALASPAAPEPAVLLGEQPVESLFRQGRDLRYAQRWYEASQAYRTLLREFPTSSRAADARYWLAASLEQDQRWDDAAEAYTEFLMKHPDQRMLGKEARLNRVRCWGIRQWDSPTAVAGLAQSLSDEREEVRIAAALQLAKRRDARAAPVLQAGLRVDASSEACRLALQGMGIQPQAAGPAQGRFLVIRVKERGKAEVLTVRLALGLARAVGGYLSDEQLRQAKTKGVDMERIMDQALNAPKGTELFSLDDSKSNVTVTVE; encoded by the coding sequence ATGAAGCTCGGCCTCCTGATGGTGATCCCCGCGCTGGCGTCACCCGCGGCTCCGGAGCCCGCGGTCCTCCTCGGCGAGCAGCCCGTGGAAAGCCTGTTCCGGCAGGGCCGCGACCTCCGCTACGCCCAGCGCTGGTACGAGGCCTCCCAGGCCTACCGGACCCTGCTCCGCGAATTCCCCACCTCCTCCCGCGCTGCGGACGCCCGCTACTGGCTGGCCGCCAGCCTGGAACAGGACCAGCGCTGGGACGACGCCGCCGAGGCCTACACCGAATTTCTGATGAAGCACCCCGATCAGCGCATGCTCGGCAAGGAGGCCCGACTCAACCGGGTGCGCTGCTGGGGCATCCGCCAGTGGGACAGCCCCACGGCCGTCGCGGGATTGGCCCAGTCCCTGTCGGATGAACGGGAGGAGGTCCGCATTGCCGCCGCCCTCCAGCTGGCCAAGCGCCGGGACGCCCGGGCCGCGCCCGTGCTCCAGGCCGGTCTCCGGGTGGATGCATCCTCCGAGGCCTGCCGCCTGGCCCTGCAGGGCATGGGCATCCAGCCCCAGGCCGCAGGACCGGCTCAGGGGCGCTTCCTCGTGATCCGGGTGAAGGAGCGGGGCAAGGCCGAGGTCCTCACGGTGCGGCTGGCACTGGGACTGGCCCGGGCCGTGGGCGGCTACCTGTCCGACGAGCAGCTGCGCCAGGCCAAGACCAAGGGCGTGGACATGGAGCGGATCATGGACCAGGCCCTCAACGCCCCCAAGGGCACCGAGCTGTTCAGCCTGGACGACAGCAAGAGCAACGTCACGGTGACCGTCGAGTAA
- the queA gene encoding tRNA preQ1(34) S-adenosylmethionine ribosyltransferase-isomerase QueA: protein MKRSDFHFDLPQELIAQHPATERDGARLLVVDARTGIWSHRAIRDLPELLPPGSLCVPNDVRVRHARLFLRRSGGGAGEALLLRSLGQGTFEAMVKPGARLKPGASATVVDPVSDAPLARLDILDTLPEGLRAVRVHAEHDLDWDAIDRIGRLPLPPYIDHLAGGEDETRYQTVFAAREGEAVAAPTAGLHFTPELIVALAARGCGWHPVRLHVGLGTFRPMTAERLEDHAMHEERFEIPEDTAGLLEPVLKDRSRAIVCVGTTSLRTLEGAWDGHRLAREGATRLFITPGYRLRTADHLLTNFHLPESTLFVLVSALLGLEVAQAAYAEAVREGYRFFSYGDAMLILNGRR from the coding sequence ATGAAGCGTTCCGACTTCCACTTCGACCTGCCGCAAGAGCTCATCGCCCAGCACCCGGCGACCGAACGCGATGGCGCCCGTCTGCTGGTGGTGGATGCACGAACGGGGATCTGGTCCCACCGCGCCATCCGGGACCTGCCGGAGCTGCTGCCCCCGGGAAGCCTCTGCGTGCCCAACGACGTGCGGGTCCGCCACGCTCGCCTCTTCCTGCGGCGCAGCGGCGGCGGGGCCGGCGAGGCCCTGCTCCTGAGGAGCCTTGGACAGGGCACTTTCGAGGCCATGGTGAAACCCGGCGCGCGCCTGAAACCCGGGGCCTCCGCCACCGTGGTGGATCCCGTCTCGGACGCGCCCCTTGCCAGGCTCGACATTCTCGACACCCTGCCCGAGGGCCTGCGCGCCGTACGGGTCCACGCCGAGCACGACCTGGACTGGGACGCGATCGACCGCATCGGCCGGCTGCCCCTGCCCCCCTACATCGACCACCTGGCCGGCGGCGAGGACGAGACCCGCTACCAGACGGTGTTCGCGGCGCGGGAGGGCGAGGCCGTGGCGGCCCCCACGGCGGGCCTGCACTTCACGCCGGAGCTCATCGTGGCCCTGGCAGCCCGGGGCTGCGGCTGGCATCCCGTGCGGCTCCACGTGGGGCTGGGCACCTTCCGGCCCATGACCGCCGAGCGGCTGGAAGACCACGCCATGCATGAAGAGCGCTTCGAGATCCCCGAGGACACCGCGGGCCTCCTCGAGCCCGTCCTGAAGGATCGATCGCGTGCCATCGTCTGCGTGGGCACCACCTCCCTGCGCACCCTCGAGGGCGCCTGGGACGGGCATCGCCTGGCCCGCGAAGGCGCCACGCGCCTCTTCATCACGCCCGGCTACCGGCTGCGCACCGCCGACCACCTGCTCACCAACTTCCACCTGCCCGAGAGCACCCTGTTCGTGCTGGTCTCGGCCCTGCTGGGCCTGGAGGTCGCACAGGCGGCCTACGCCGAGGCCGTGCGGGAGGGGTACCGGTTCTTCAGCTACGGGGACGCGATGCTCATCTTGAACGGCCGCCGCTGA
- a CDS encoding ABC transporter ATP-binding protein, translating into MSRLLRFFKDHLRPHAPLIAGGSLFLLLAGLCQGALIASIKFVFDDGKVHALQASQPGLFGQLEHLRAWVLAHLPEASVLRSGGLLVPLVLVSLFALKGLFTYTGTLLMVRSGIRATQALRERLFAHFLLQEPAFFQKHPVGELLTRSINDVGAVQGIASNQLAEMVREICVALTMLATVLYMDWKLSLTLFLAGPLVVLPVKKLSQRIRKVNHRNQEASSHLLQRLKEVFSNIRVVQAFSREAYEVQRFQFQNQELYRLGMKSARASALSTPIMELVGGLLLASLAAYASGRFKNGTLTSENFLTYILAIYALYDPLRRLTKLNNEIQVASASLDRVYAMLDRQPELPIHPNPEPVPARPSLLRFEGVEFTYDGKHPVLRGVDLEVKAGETVALVGGSGGGKTTLVNLVPRFFDPTGGRITLDGIDLRDFDPRELRKTIGIVTQETLLFMDTVHDNIAYGMQASRESVIEAARKAHAHDFIQGLPKGYDTPLAETGSSLSGGQRQRLAIARALLQDPPILILDEATSALDTESERAVQAALETLMQNRTTLVIAHRLSTIQRATRICAMKQGRIVEVGSHDELLALDGEYARLHKLQFAEA; encoded by the coding sequence ATGTCGCGACTGCTGCGCTTCTTCAAGGACCACCTCCGTCCCCACGCCCCCCTCATCGCAGGGGGCTCGCTCTTCCTGCTCCTGGCGGGGCTGTGCCAGGGCGCCCTCATCGCCTCCATCAAGTTCGTCTTCGACGACGGCAAGGTGCATGCGCTCCAGGCCAGCCAGCCGGGCCTCTTCGGGCAGCTCGAGCACCTGCGGGCCTGGGTGCTGGCGCACCTGCCCGAGGCCTCCGTCCTGCGCAGCGGCGGCCTCCTGGTGCCCCTGGTGCTGGTCTCGCTCTTCGCGCTGAAGGGCCTGTTCACCTACACCGGCACCCTCCTGATGGTGCGCAGCGGCATCCGGGCCACCCAGGCCCTGCGGGAGCGGCTCTTCGCCCACTTCCTGCTCCAGGAGCCGGCCTTCTTCCAGAAGCACCCCGTGGGCGAGCTGCTCACCCGCAGCATCAACGACGTGGGCGCGGTCCAGGGCATCGCCAGCAACCAGCTGGCTGAGATGGTCCGCGAGATCTGCGTGGCCCTCACCATGCTGGCCACGGTCCTCTACATGGACTGGAAGCTGAGCCTCACGCTCTTCCTGGCCGGCCCCCTCGTCGTCCTCCCGGTGAAGAAGCTGAGCCAGCGCATCCGCAAGGTGAACCACCGGAACCAGGAGGCCTCCAGCCACCTGCTCCAGCGCCTCAAGGAAGTGTTCAGCAACATCCGCGTGGTGCAGGCCTTCTCCCGCGAGGCCTACGAGGTCCAGCGCTTCCAGTTCCAGAACCAGGAGCTCTACCGCCTGGGCATGAAGAGCGCCCGGGCCTCGGCGCTCTCCACCCCGATCATGGAGCTGGTGGGAGGGCTCCTGCTGGCGAGCCTCGCGGCCTACGCCTCGGGCCGCTTCAAGAACGGGACCCTGACCTCGGAGAACTTCCTCACCTACATCCTGGCCATCTACGCCCTCTACGATCCCCTGCGCCGCCTGACCAAGCTCAACAACGAGATCCAGGTGGCCTCCGCCAGCCTCGACCGCGTCTACGCCATGCTCGACCGCCAGCCGGAACTGCCCATCCATCCGAACCCCGAGCCCGTGCCGGCCCGCCCGAGCCTGCTGCGCTTCGAGGGGGTGGAATTCACCTATGACGGCAAGCACCCGGTGCTCCGCGGCGTGGACCTCGAGGTGAAGGCCGGCGAGACCGTGGCCCTGGTGGGGGGCAGCGGCGGCGGCAAGACGACCCTGGTGAACCTGGTGCCCCGCTTCTTCGATCCCACGGGCGGCCGGATCACCCTGGACGGCATCGACCTCCGGGACTTCGATCCGCGGGAGCTCCGCAAGACCATCGGCATCGTCACCCAGGAGACGCTGCTCTTCATGGACACGGTGCACGACAACATCGCCTACGGCATGCAGGCCAGCCGCGAGTCCGTCATCGAGGCGGCGCGGAAGGCCCATGCCCACGACTTCATCCAGGGCCTGCCCAAGGGCTATGACACCCCGCTGGCGGAGACGGGCTCCAGCCTCAGCGGCGGCCAGCGTCAGCGCCTCGCCATCGCCCGCGCCCTGCTGCAGGACCCGCCCATCCTCATCCTGGACGAGGCCACCAGCGCCCTGGACACCGAGAGCGAGCGCGCCGTGCAGGCGGCCCTCGAGACCCTCATGCAGAACCGCACGACCCTGGTGATCGCCCACCGCCTCAGCACCATCCAGCGCGCCACCCGCATCTGCGCCATGAAGCAGGGCCGCATCGTGGAGGTGGGCAGCCACGACGAGCTGCTGGCCCTGGATGGCGAATACGCCCGCCTCCACAAGCTGCAGTTCGCCGAGGCGTGA